TGCCTGCTGGGTCCGGGAGTCATCGGCCATGGCCTCGAGCAGGTCACCGGTCTGCAGGCAGACCGAATCCAGCGCCGCGTGGACGAATTCGGCCACGCCCGTGTTGCGCGTCAGCCCGAAGATCGCCCCGCGGGCGTTGGGGTCCCACCACGGGGCGCCGAGGCCGGTGAACGCCGGGACCATGTAGAGGCCTTCGGCGTCGGCATCGTTGGCAAGCCCCTCACTCTGCGAGGCGTGGGCGATGATCCCCAGCTCGTCGCGCAGCCACTGGATGGCCGCGCCGGCGATGAAGATCGCTCCCTCCAGCGCGTAAGTCGGTTGGCCATTGATGCGGTAGGCCGTGGTGGTGAGCATGCGGTTTTTGGAGGGCACCGCCTGATCGCCGGTGTTCATCAGCGCGAAACAGCCGGTGCCGTAAGTGCTCTTGATCATGCCGGGTCGGAAGCAGCACTGGCCGACAACGGCGGCGTGCTGGTCGCCGGCGATGCCCTCGATGGGCAGCTCGGTACCGAGGATGTCCGCCTCGGTCGTGCCGAAATCGTCGGCACTGTCGAGGACCTCGGGGAGGATCCCGGCCGGGATGTTGAAGAGCTTCAGCAGATCGTCATCCCAGGCCTGGCGATGGATGTTGAACAGCAGGGTGCGGCTGGCGTTGGTGGCGTCGGTGGCATGGCTGCGTCCGCCGGTGAGCTTCCACAGCAACCAGGTGTCGACGGTGCCGAAGGCGAGTTCGCCCTTCCGGGCCCGCTCGCGGGTGCCGCGGACATTGTCGAGGATCCAGGCGATCTTGGTGGCGGCGAAATACGGGTCGAGCAGCAGACCGGTGCGCTCGGCCACCATCGCCTCGTGGCCGGCGGACTTGAGCGCGGCGCAGCGCTCCGCGGTGCGACGATCCTGCCAGACGATGGCGTTGTGGACGGGTTCGCCGGTGCGCCGGTCCCAGACAATGGTGGTCTCGCGCTGGTTGGTGATGCCGATGGTGCGGGCGTGGACACCGGCCGCCTTGGCGGCCTTGATGGCACGCCGGGCGGTGTCGACCGTGGTGTGGAAGAGGTCCTGGGGCTCGTGCTCCACCCAGCCGCTGTGGGGGTAATGCTGGGGGAACTCCTCCTGCGCGGTGGCGACGATGTTGCCTTCGAGATCGAAGACGATCGCCCGGGAGCTCGTCGTCCCCTGATCGATGGCCAGGATGCCTTTGTTATCCGCCATGCTGCTGCTCTCCTCCGGTGTGATTGCGCCCTTGTTGTATGTCGGTATGATCGAAGCCAAACGAAAAATGTCAAGTTCGGTGCTCACAACCGAACGCAGGAGGAGTGGCGTGTTCGAGTCGCAGGATCGGCCGACCGGGCTTAATCGTCGCCAGCAGGCGATGCTCGATCTGGTCCAGGCACAGGGGTTTGTCTCGGTGGAGGCGCTGGCGCAGCATTTCGCCGTGACCAGCCAGACCATTCGGCGCGATATCAATGCCCTGTGCGGTGCGGGGCTGCTGCGACGCTACCATGGCGGCGCCGGCCTGCCCTCCAGCGTCGAGAACGTGAACTACCAGGCGCGACGCATCCTCCTGCCCGAAGCCAAGGCGCGGATCGGCAAGGCGATGGCCGCGCGCATCCCCGATAAGGCCTCGGTGTTCATTACCCTCGGCACGACCACCGAGGCGGTGGCGATGGCGCTGCGCGAGCACGAGGGGCTGCGGGTCATTACCAACAA
The Spiribacter vilamensis DNA segment above includes these coding regions:
- the glpK gene encoding glycerol kinase GlpK, with amino-acid sequence MADNKGILAIDQGTTSSRAIVFDLEGNIVATAQEEFPQHYPHSGWVEHEPQDLFHTTVDTARRAIKAAKAAGVHARTIGITNQRETTIVWDRRTGEPVHNAIVWQDRRTAERCAALKSAGHEAMVAERTGLLLDPYFAATKIAWILDNVRGTRERARKGELAFGTVDTWLLWKLTGGRSHATDATNASRTLLFNIHRQAWDDDLLKLFNIPAGILPEVLDSADDFGTTEADILGTELPIEGIAGDQHAAVVGQCCFRPGMIKSTYGTGCFALMNTGDQAVPSKNRMLTTTAYRINGQPTYALEGAIFIAGAAIQWLRDELGIIAHASQSEGLANDADAEGLYMVPAFTGLGAPWWDPNARGAIFGLTRNTGVAEFVHAALDSVCLQTGDLLEAMADDSRTQQATLRVDGGMVANSWLLQRLADLTGLDVERPRIIETTALGAAYLAGLQHGLYESLESLESQWSLDARFKPTITHQSREHIVEGWHDAVRRTLTNGH